In one Alphaproteobacteria bacterium genomic region, the following are encoded:
- a CDS encoding radical SAM protein translates to MRPVTRIQTLAPKKTVLIINAYFDPWRSATPTRWFVPRAMAPFFLAGHFNRERVEIRVWDEVFHGPLLDTRMLEWPDLVVFTGLTASFDRAHQLSAYYRHARPSGITVIGGPIARALPGLCAEIFDYVAQGDVEDMAAIVADLFGADHIVEEGAPRFDLARPTMGLGYLETTKNCNFACSFCSLTAEGRSYMPHSDASITRQLDAMGRVMGVMVLDNNFYGNSRESFRHRTELIGERWRRGQFRAWGALVTGDFFKRPENLELVARNGCKALFSGVESLDPDVLKHFNKKHSIASDPRTLTELCAAHGMTFDYGMIADFTEQTVQEVADQVDGILADHRIPLPGLLSIPIPILGTPQFETSARAGRMMPDLMLSDMDGMKLVEWPKEPLETVRLFLADLLQFRGRKAALARHAVRHAWHWRRHVGWDQTALALVRPLHRFGGRIDIGAPRRMLETYREPSRTFSAMSDPLRNAYRPRVNLPARFEKCFEPLRITDPEGGLSEAYLRARPHPRVAAE, encoded by the coding sequence ATGCGCCCTGTAACGAGGATCCAGACGCTGGCCCCCAAAAAAACCGTTCTGATCATCAACGCCTATTTCGACCCATGGCGTTCCGCCACGCCGACCCGCTGGTTCGTGCCCCGTGCGATGGCGCCCTTCTTCCTGGCCGGCCATTTCAACCGCGAGCGTGTCGAGATACGCGTATGGGATGAGGTGTTTCACGGCCCCTTGTTGGACACCCGCATGCTGGAATGGCCGGATCTGGTCGTTTTCACCGGATTGACCGCGTCGTTCGACCGGGCACATCAGCTCTCCGCCTATTACCGGCACGCAAGGCCGTCCGGCATCACCGTGATCGGGGGGCCGATCGCCCGCGCCCTGCCCGGCCTGTGCGCCGAAATCTTCGACTATGTCGCCCAAGGCGACGTCGAAGACATGGCGGCGATCGTCGCGGACCTGTTCGGGGCCGATCACATCGTAGAGGAAGGGGCGCCACGCTTCGATTTGGCCCGCCCGACCATGGGCCTCGGCTATCTGGAGACCACGAAGAACTGCAATTTTGCCTGCTCCTTCTGCTCGCTGACGGCGGAAGGCCGGTCCTACATGCCGCATTCCGACGCCTCGATCACCCGCCAGCTCGACGCGATGGGTCGGGTGATGGGGGTCATGGTTCTGGACAACAATTTCTACGGCAACAGCCGCGAAAGCTTTCGACACCGCACGGAACTGATTGGGGAGCGGTGGCGACGCGGCCAGTTCAGGGCCTGGGGGGCCCTGGTGACCGGCGACTTCTTCAAACGGCCGGAGAATCTGGAACTGGTGGCGAGGAACGGGTGCAAGGCGCTGTTCTCCGGTGTGGAATCCCTCGACCCGGACGTTCTGAAACACTTCAACAAGAAGCACAGCATCGCATCGGACCCTCGGACACTGACCGAGCTCTGCGCCGCTCACGGCATGACCTTCGATTACGGCATGATCGCGGACTTCACGGAACAGACGGTGCAGGAGGTCGCCGATCAGGTGGACGGCATTCTGGCCGACCATCGGATTCCCCTGCCGGGTCTGCTGTCCATACCGATCCCGATCCTGGGCACACCACAGTTCGAAACGTCGGCCCGCGCGGGCCGGATGATGCCCGATCTGATGCTGAGCGACATGGACGGCATGAAGTTGGTCGAATGGCCGAAAGAACCGCTGGAGACCGTGCGTCTCTTCCTGGCCGACCTTCTGCAATTCCGTGGGCGGAAAGCGGCACTGGCCCGTCACGCGGTCCGGCACGCCTGGCACTGGCGGCGGCATGTCGGCTGGGACCAGACGGCACTTGCCTTGGTCCGTCCCCTTCACCGCTTCGGCGGGCGCATCGACATTGGCGCGCCCCGCCGCATGTTGGAGACCTATCGCGAACCGTCCCGCACCTTTTCCGCCATGAGCGATCCGCTGCGCAATGCCTACAGACCGCGCGTCAATCTCCCGGCCCGCTTCGAGAAATGCTTCGAGCCGTTGCGGATCACCGACCCGGAAGGCGGCCTGAGCGAGGCCTATCTGCGAGCCCGGCCTCATCCCCGCGTGGCGGCGGAGTAA
- a CDS encoding glycosyltransferase family 1 protein, whose amino-acid sequence MTDAGEGRFEADDKAILIVTDAYRPQTNGVVRSLEYMEDELGRMGFRVDILSPRDFRTLPCPSYPDIRLALTHRGTVRRRMIAAGCAHLHIATEGPLGLMAASVARRMGWPYTTAYHSRFPEYAAARVPLPAACFYGWFRRFHNAGGGCMVATETLSRDLAARGFERLLPWSRGVDTTLFRPVDGTILPADLPRPIFLYVGRVAVEKSIPEFLELDLPGTKVVVGDGPDLARLRRDYPAVHFTGVKTGEDLARHYASADVFVFPSRTDTFGLVLLEALACGVPVAAYPVMGPRDVLGPYAEGPDRVGVLSEDLRQAALDACGIPADRCRAHALRYSWEASARQFLTHVLSVRPAAVTPPPRGDEAGLADRPRSGRLPGR is encoded by the coding sequence GTGACCGACGCGGGCGAGGGGCGGTTTGAGGCGGACGACAAGGCGATTCTCATCGTCACCGATGCCTATCGCCCTCAGACCAATGGCGTCGTTCGGTCCCTGGAATACATGGAGGATGAACTTGGCCGCATGGGGTTTCGCGTCGACATCCTGTCCCCCCGAGACTTCCGAACCCTGCCATGCCCGAGTTATCCCGACATTCGCCTCGCACTGACCCATCGCGGCACCGTTCGGCGGCGCATGATCGCGGCCGGTTGCGCGCATCTGCATATTGCGACCGAAGGCCCCCTCGGTCTGATGGCGGCAAGCGTGGCGCGGCGAATGGGCTGGCCCTATACGACAGCCTACCATTCCCGCTTTCCGGAATACGCTGCCGCCCGTGTGCCTCTGCCGGCCGCGTGTTTCTACGGCTGGTTCCGCCGCTTTCACAACGCCGGCGGCGGCTGCATGGTTGCGACGGAGACATTGAGCCGGGACCTCGCCGCCCGTGGGTTCGAACGTCTGCTGCCCTGGTCGCGAGGCGTCGACACGACGCTCTTCCGTCCGGTCGACGGCACGATCCTGCCCGCCGATCTGCCGCGCCCGATCTTCCTTTATGTCGGCCGCGTGGCGGTCGAGAAGAGCATACCGGAATTCCTGGAGCTCGATCTGCCGGGCACCAAGGTGGTGGTCGGCGACGGCCCGGACCTCGCGCGTCTGCGCCGTGACTATCCCGCGGTCCATTTCACCGGGGTCAAGACGGGAGAAGATCTCGCCCGCCACTATGCAAGCGCGGACGTTTTCGTCTTCCCTTCGCGCACAGATACCTTCGGTCTGGTCTTGCTGGAGGCACTGGCCTGCGGCGTACCGGTGGCCGCCTATCCGGTCATGGGACCGCGCGACGTGCTCGGCCCTTACGCGGAAGGTCCCGACAGGGTTGGCGTGTTGTCGGAGGATCTGCGCCAGGCCGCCCTCGACGCGTGCGGGATTCCGGCCGACCGGTGCCGAGCGCATGCGCTGCGCTACAGCTGGGAAGCCAGCGCGCGGCAATTCCTGACGCATGTGCTGTCCGTTCGGCCGGCAGCGGTTACTCCGCCGCCACGCGGGGATGAGGCCGGGCTCGCAGATAGGCCTCGCTCAGGCCGCCTTCCGGGTCGGTGA
- a CDS encoding UDP-2,3-diacylglucosamine diphosphatase, translating into MAMPSCRKVRTVFVSDIHLGTRHCQAELVADFLDAHEAETIYLIGDIIDGWRLKRSWYWPQTHEAVIQRLLKSASRGTTVYFVPGNHDEFARVYAGRMVAKVAVRDHVVHQTADGRQYLVTHGDQYDPVMQRAKWLAHLGDWFYELALTSNTVVNWGRRRLGLGYWSLGAFAKRHVKTFIGIIGQFETVVAEDVRRRGLHGVICGHIHHAVGREMGGIHYLNAGDWVESCTAIIEHLDGRLEVVRWTEGARQAAPTGAIVNTPVGAPGPSPGGPVL; encoded by the coding sequence ATGGCGATGCCATCATGCCGTAAGGTCCGGACAGTCTTTGTCTCGGACATCCATCTGGGGACGCGGCATTGTCAGGCGGAACTGGTCGCGGATTTTCTGGACGCGCATGAGGCCGAGACGATTTACCTGATCGGCGACATCATCGATGGCTGGCGCCTGAAGCGGTCCTGGTACTGGCCCCAGACCCATGAAGCGGTGATCCAGCGACTGCTGAAATCGGCGTCCCGCGGCACAACGGTCTACTTCGTTCCCGGAAATCACGACGAATTCGCCCGTGTCTATGCCGGTCGAATGGTCGCGAAGGTGGCGGTGCGCGACCACGTGGTGCACCAGACGGCGGACGGTCGACAGTATCTCGTCACACATGGCGATCAGTACGATCCCGTGATGCAAAGGGCGAAGTGGCTCGCCCATCTCGGGGACTGGTTCTACGAACTGGCACTGACCAGCAACACGGTCGTCAACTGGGGGCGGCGCCGGCTGGGCCTGGGCTACTGGTCGCTCGGCGCCTTTGCCAAGCGCCATGTGAAGACATTCATCGGGATCATCGGCCAGTTCGAGACGGTGGTTGCGGAGGATGTTCGGCGGCGCGGGCTGCACGGGGTCATATGCGGCCATATTCACCATGCCGTCGGCCGAGAGATGGGCGGCATCCACTATCTGAATGCAGGCGACTGGGTGGAGAGCTGCACCGCGATCATCGAACATCTGGACGGCCGCCTGGAAGTGGTCCGCTGGACCGAGGGTGCGCGTCAGGCGGCGCCGACTGGCGCGATCGTCAACACGCCGGTCGGGGCGCCCGGGCCAAGTCCGGGCGGCCCCGTCCTGTGA